The following proteins are encoded in a genomic region of Sulfurospirillum arsenophilum NBRC 109478:
- a CDS encoding 4-hydroxy-3-methylbut-2-enyl diphosphate reductase, with product MKIKLAASYGFCFGVKRAIKIAENTKNASTIGPLIHNNEEINRLRENFNVKTLHNISEAEGVGKAIIRTHGIPKKDLETLLKSDVQVINATCPYVTKPQEICEKMSTEGYEIVIFGDADHPEVKGVESYAIHGAHVVQSVGELEKVKFKGNKIAVVSQTTRKINEFLEITNFLETRYKEVRVFNTICNATFENQDAARELAKEADIVIVIGGKNSSNTKQLHSICKEYCNDSFLVESEKDLDPSWFVGKTLCGVTAGASTPDWIIEKIVGKISEIKV from the coding sequence ATGAAGATCAAATTAGCAGCGAGTTATGGTTTCTGTTTTGGCGTAAAACGAGCTATAAAAATTGCTGAAAATACAAAAAATGCCTCAACGATTGGACCACTTATTCACAACAACGAAGAGATCAATCGTTTACGTGAGAATTTTAATGTCAAAACACTCCATAATATCTCTGAAGCAGAGGGAGTGGGTAAAGCGATTATACGAACACATGGCATTCCAAAAAAAGATCTTGAAACATTGTTAAAAAGTGATGTTCAAGTCATCAATGCGACGTGCCCCTATGTGACAAAACCCCAAGAAATTTGCGAAAAAATGAGTACGGAAGGGTATGAAATTGTCATTTTTGGCGATGCAGATCATCCTGAAGTGAAGGGTGTTGAGAGCTATGCCATTCATGGCGCACACGTGGTACAAAGTGTCGGTGAACTGGAAAAAGTGAAATTTAAAGGCAATAAAATTGCTGTCGTTTCACAAACGACACGGAAAATCAATGAATTTTTAGAAATTACCAACTTTTTGGAGACACGTTATAAAGAAGTTCGTGTTTTTAATACTATCTGCAATGCAACCTTTGAAAATCAAGATGCTGCACGTGAGCTTGCAAAAGAAGCGGATATTGTGATTGTGATTGGGGGTAAAAACTCCTCCAATACGAAGCAGTTACACAGCATTTGCAAAGAGTATTGTAATGATAGTTTTTTAGTAGAGAGTGAGAAAGATTTAGATCCGAGTTGGTTCGTCGGGAAAACGCTTTGTGGCGTGACTGCGGGCGCTTCAACACCGGATTGGATTATCGAAAAAATAGTTGGAAAAATCAGCGAAATTAAAGTATAA
- a CDS encoding 30S ribosomal protein S1 produces the protein MVNEANKAVHTDAVDEHEEMDFAAMLEESFKDSERDALINGVVVAIKEDVILVDVGKKSEGRLNASEVTDENGNITCKVGDVIPVVITGFRNERPAVSHKKALRKGHIKSFIAEYKEEDDVVLDVKITGKNKGGFIAENAEGIEFFLPRSQAAVKDMNALMGKSLKVKIIKIDTDTESIIISRKKFLDDERKKRKEIVQELIDRDEVVEGTIKKITTYGMFVDVGGIDGLVHYSEISYKGPVNPGTLYKEGEVIPVKAIKYDKDKRHLSLSVKAAMPDPWDEIKDELETGDSIQVTISNIEPYGAFVDLGNDIEGFLHISEISWDKNIKHPRDYIEEGQVVDVEVIEIDAKERRLRVSLKNVLPKPFDDFMKKFKVGDVVKGEITTITNFGAFVKIGGIEGLLHNEDASWDRNNKCKELFAVGDEVEVKIVKIDEETEKVSLSKKELEDSPIQKYAKSHENGDIVHGKIRDIKDFGIFVELEENVDALIRKEDLGQVNEEDLKIGDEIEAAITFIDDKKNRIRLSVRRLSKLKEREALKEINKEEKMTLGDILKDQLK, from the coding sequence ATGGTAAATGAGGCGAACAAAGCTGTTCATACTGACGCCGTAGACGAACATGAGGAGATGGATTTTGCGGCTATGCTGGAAGAGTCTTTCAAAGATTCTGAGAGAGATGCACTCATCAATGGTGTTGTTGTAGCGATCAAAGAAGATGTCATCTTAGTTGATGTGGGCAAGAAGTCCGAAGGACGCTTGAATGCATCTGAGGTTACAGATGAAAATGGCAACATAACATGCAAAGTGGGAGATGTAATCCCTGTAGTTATTACAGGATTCAGAAACGAAAGACCAGCGGTTTCGCACAAAAAGGCCCTTCGTAAAGGTCATATTAAATCATTTATCGCTGAATATAAAGAAGAAGACGATGTTGTTCTTGATGTTAAAATCACTGGTAAAAATAAAGGTGGATTTATCGCTGAAAATGCAGAAGGTATCGAATTTTTCCTTCCACGTTCACAAGCAGCTGTTAAAGACATGAACGCACTTATGGGTAAATCACTCAAAGTCAAAATTATTAAAATTGACACAGATACAGAATCTATCATTATTTCTCGCAAAAAATTCTTGGATGATGAGCGTAAAAAACGCAAAGAGATCGTTCAAGAGTTGATTGACCGTGACGAAGTTGTAGAAGGAACCATCAAAAAAATCACAACATATGGTATGTTTGTTGATGTTGGCGGAATTGACGGTCTTGTTCACTACAGCGAAATTAGCTACAAAGGTCCTGTAAACCCAGGTACACTCTACAAAGAGGGTGAAGTTATTCCTGTTAAAGCGATCAAATATGATAAAGATAAACGTCATCTTTCTCTCTCAGTAAAAGCGGCTATGCCAGATCCATGGGATGAGATTAAAGATGAATTAGAGACAGGTGATTCGATTCAAGTTACCATCAGCAATATCGAGCCATACGGTGCGTTTGTTGATCTTGGTAATGACATCGAAGGATTCCTTCACATCTCTGAAATTTCATGGGATAAAAACATCAAACACCCACGCGATTACATCGAAGAGGGACAAGTGGTTGATGTTGAAGTTATTGAAATTGATGCAAAAGAGAGAAGACTTAGAGTTTCTCTTAAAAATGTACTTCCAAAACCATTTGATGATTTCATGAAAAAATTCAAAGTAGGTGATGTTGTCAAAGGTGAAATCACAACGATTACTAACTTTGGTGCGTTTGTTAAAATTGGTGGAATTGAAGGCTTACTTCATAATGAGGATGCTTCTTGGGATCGTAACAACAAATGCAAAGAGCTTTTTGCTGTAGGCGATGAAGTTGAAGTCAAAATCGTTAAAATTGATGAAGAGACTGAAAAAGTATCTCTCAGCAAAAAAGAGCTTGAAGATAGTCCAATTCAAAAATATGCAAAATCACATGAAAACGGTGACATTGTTCATGGTAAAATCAGAGATATTAAAGATTTTGGTATCTTTGTTGAGCTTGAAGAGAATGTTGACGCATTGATTCGTAAAGAAGATTTAGGTCAAGTGAATGAAGAGGATCTTAAAATTGGTGATGAGATCGAAGCGGCAATCACTTTTATTGATGACAAAAAAAATCGTATCCGTCTTTCTGTAAGACGTCTTTCAAAATTGAAAGAGAGAGAAGCGCTTAAAGAGATCAATAAAGAAGAGAAAATGACGCTCGGAGATATTTTAAAAGATCAATTGAAATAA
- the pheT gene encoding phenylalanine--tRNA ligase subunit beta, with protein MIVTKQWLNEWIDLGAIDTDKISIALNAIGLEVDGLTQIRIPQNVVVGKVVSCEKHPNADKLNVCQVDVGESVQQIVCGAKNVAAGQMVAVALIDSVLPGGLKIKKAKLRDVESCGMICSSTELGLPKINDGIMILDDSIGVLTLGKPLCEYPLINDDIIEIGLTPNRGDCQSVYGVARDLSVYFDLEVKTLNQKEEEENQPGVGRVLHLHGSEALDGSYMYKVFDNKEIEVPLIIQLRLGFAEVENSCLLGKLIDYSTYVTGVLLRAYNQTCFGAKDDKAKIAIAKDENGLDTIFGLGGQKVAITGIAQMSECKATALDERIIVEANYTHPEIIASRSANKKLGGDKHLYRSSRGSEPHLAFGLNYFFKMLLKRSKIMAYADSQQITQSFEAKVINIHQSELTQMIGEEIPKNKIIKILKHLGFGVNFAFEQDVINVKIPQFRSDVVNTQDICEEIVRIVGIDNITSKPFVFAEQLKINQPYLNFKKRQMYRHRAVSAGFFETLHFVFDDQANAKKFHLPLLNEALEVANPITSELNTLRSSLLPNILSAVSSNLKFGKKRVALFEVGSVFDTERAESKKIAFVFSGENGIAEIANHGKPSEIDFFAFASKIQSILGNFTLLPLSNVNGLCSPYEAARVMIDGVEAGYMARVNVQVEKELDLARTYICELDFDALSYQRKIAKEYSKLPSSSRDLSLLVDAKMQYSELERFIASIAPAALVKFAVIDRYVHESLGDKVSLTLKLQFQSMEKTFEEEEIASMVEALLSKIQEKFGITIR; from the coding sequence ATGATAGTAACAAAACAGTGGTTAAACGAATGGATTGATCTTGGTGCAATCGATACTGATAAAATTTCAATAGCACTGAATGCCATTGGCCTTGAAGTTGATGGGCTCACACAAATCCGAATTCCTCAAAATGTGGTTGTAGGGAAGGTCGTTTCATGCGAGAAGCATCCAAATGCTGATAAACTCAATGTGTGTCAAGTAGATGTGGGCGAAAGCGTTCAACAGATCGTTTGTGGTGCAAAAAATGTAGCGGCTGGTCAAATGGTTGCCGTTGCATTGATTGACTCAGTTCTTCCTGGTGGACTAAAAATTAAAAAAGCAAAGCTTCGTGATGTTGAGTCATGTGGTATGATCTGTTCTTCCACAGAGCTTGGACTTCCTAAAATCAATGATGGCATTATGATCTTAGATGATAGCATCGGCGTACTTACACTTGGTAAACCTTTGTGTGAATATCCTCTGATCAATGATGATATTATCGAGATTGGGCTGACTCCAAATCGTGGTGACTGCCAAAGTGTTTATGGCGTAGCCAGAGATTTGAGTGTCTATTTTGATCTTGAAGTGAAAACACTTAACCAAAAAGAAGAAGAAGAGAATCAACCAGGTGTTGGCCGTGTTCTTCATCTGCATGGTAGTGAAGCATTAGATGGCTCTTACATGTACAAAGTTTTTGACAACAAAGAGATTGAAGTTCCACTTATTATTCAACTGCGTTTAGGGTTTGCAGAAGTAGAAAATAGCTGTTTATTGGGTAAATTAATTGATTATTCAACGTATGTTACAGGTGTCTTGCTTCGTGCGTATAACCAAACGTGTTTTGGCGCGAAAGATGACAAAGCAAAAATTGCTATTGCCAAAGATGAAAATGGGTTAGATACTATTTTTGGTTTGGGTGGTCAAAAAGTAGCGATTACGGGTATTGCTCAGATGAGCGAGTGCAAAGCCACAGCTTTAGATGAGCGAATTATTGTTGAAGCAAACTACACGCATCCTGAAATCATTGCATCGCGCAGTGCCAATAAAAAACTAGGTGGCGATAAACATCTTTACCGCTCTTCAAGAGGGAGTGAACCGCATCTTGCATTTGGTTTGAACTATTTCTTTAAAATGCTTCTTAAACGCTCTAAAATTATGGCCTACGCGGATTCCCAACAAATTACGCAAAGTTTTGAAGCCAAAGTGATCAATATTCACCAAAGTGAATTAACCCAAATGATTGGTGAAGAGATCCCTAAAAATAAAATTATTAAGATTTTAAAACATTTAGGATTTGGTGTTAACTTTGCTTTTGAGCAAGATGTTATCAATGTTAAAATTCCACAATTTAGATCGGATGTTGTGAATACACAAGATATTTGTGAAGAGATTGTGCGTATTGTAGGGATTGATAATATTACGTCTAAGCCTTTTGTCTTTGCAGAACAACTGAAGATCAATCAGCCTTATTTAAATTTTAAAAAGCGACAAATGTATCGTCACCGTGCCGTTTCAGCAGGTTTTTTTGAGACATTGCACTTTGTGTTTGATGATCAAGCAAATGCGAAGAAATTCCACTTACCACTTTTAAATGAAGCGCTTGAAGTAGCAAATCCTATTACCAGTGAGCTTAACACGCTTCGCAGTTCTTTGTTGCCAAATATCTTAAGCGCGGTTTCCAGCAATCTTAAATTTGGTAAAAAGCGTGTGGCACTTTTTGAAGTTGGCAGTGTTTTTGATACCGAGAGAGCTGAATCTAAAAAAATAGCGTTTGTTTTTAGCGGAGAGAATGGCATTGCAGAGATTGCGAACCACGGTAAGCCAAGCGAAATTGACTTTTTTGCCTTTGCCAGTAAAATCCAGAGTATTTTAGGAAACTTTACGCTTCTTCCTTTAAGCAATGTCAATGGTCTTTGCAGCCCTTATGAAGCCGCTCGTGTGATGATTGACGGTGTGGAAGCAGGCTATATGGCACGTGTCAATGTGCAAGTCGAAAAAGAGCTTGATTTGGCGCGTACGTATATTTGTGAGCTTGATTTTGATGCACTTTCGTACCAACGCAAAATTGCAAAAGAGTACTCTAAACTCCCATCTTCTTCACGCGATCTAAGTTTACTTGTAGATGCAAAAATGCAATACTCTGAATTAGAGCGTTTTATTGCTTCTATTGCTCCTGCTGCTTTGGTAAAATTTGCAGTAATCGATCGTTATGTGCATGAGAGTCTTGGCGATAAAGTAAGCCTTACACTCAAACTCCAATTCCAATCTATGGAAAAAACCTTTGAAGAAGAGGAGATCGCCTCTATGGTGGAAGCACTGCTTTCAAAAATTCAAGAGAAATTTGGAATCACCATCCGATGA
- the aroA gene encoding 3-phosphoshikimate 1-carboxyvinyltransferase encodes MKTLHVNPKASFEFTTDQIASDKSISHRCAIFSLLSDQPSIVKNYLPAEDTLCTLSIVQSLGAHVSKAEDGTLTITPPLSIVEPPLILDCGNSGTAIRLLMGFLSSCKGFFVLYGDKYLCSRPMRRVADPLRSIGAQIDGRNSGNYAPLGIRGETLKAFNYESKIASAQVKSALILAALQADGISTFSEPELSRDHSERMLRGMGANVLSEGLHVTIHPQTKPLNPLHITVPSDPSSGFFFAVAAAINEGSKVTLHNMLLNPTRIEAYKVLARMGASVEFIEKESLYESVGDIVITGQELHGVEVSENISWLIDELPALSIAFSCAKGKSLVKNAQELRVKESDRISSVVKNLRLCGIDVEEFEDGYEVTGGELNSATINSFGDHRIAMSFAIAGTKTAMKIEDIDCINTSFPNFIELLSQIGNVQL; translated from the coding sequence ATGAAAACCTTACATGTAAACCCCAAAGCCTCTTTTGAGTTTACAACCGATCAGATCGCCAGCGATAAGTCAATTTCCCATCGCTGTGCGATTTTTTCACTTCTGAGCGATCAACCCTCCATCGTTAAAAATTATCTCCCAGCTGAAGATACACTCTGTACTTTGAGCATTGTTCAGTCTTTGGGTGCGCATGTTTCCAAAGCAGAAGATGGAACACTTACGATTACGCCACCTCTTAGCATTGTGGAGCCTCCACTGATTCTTGATTGTGGAAATTCTGGTACGGCGATACGCCTTTTAATGGGCTTCTTGTCTTCATGCAAAGGCTTTTTCGTCTTGTATGGCGATAAATACTTATGCTCACGTCCGATGCGTCGTGTTGCAGACCCACTGCGCAGTATTGGTGCCCAAATTGATGGCAGAAACAGTGGTAATTACGCACCTTTAGGCATTCGTGGAGAAACACTCAAAGCGTTTAATTACGAGAGTAAAATAGCCTCAGCACAAGTGAAAAGCGCACTGATTTTAGCGGCTCTTCAAGCAGATGGCATTTCCACTTTTAGTGAGCCAGAACTAAGCCGTGACCACAGTGAACGCATGCTTCGAGGTATGGGAGCCAATGTGCTTTCAGAGGGTTTACATGTAACCATTCATCCTCAGACAAAACCGCTTAATCCCCTTCATATAACCGTGCCAAGTGATCCATCCAGTGGCTTTTTCTTTGCCGTTGCTGCTGCGATTAACGAAGGAAGTAAAGTCACACTGCACAATATGCTCTTAAACCCTACGCGTATTGAAGCCTATAAAGTGCTTGCACGTATGGGTGCTTCTGTAGAGTTTATTGAGAAAGAAAGCTTGTATGAGAGTGTTGGCGATATTGTGATTACGGGACAAGAGTTGCATGGCGTTGAAGTGAGTGAAAACATCTCATGGTTGATTGATGAATTGCCTGCTCTTTCCATCGCTTTTTCATGTGCAAAGGGTAAAAGCCTTGTTAAAAATGCGCAGGAATTGCGTGTCAAAGAGAGTGATCGCATATCCAGCGTTGTCAAAAATCTTCGGTTATGTGGCATTGATGTGGAAGAGTTTGAAGATGGTTATGAAGTAACTGGCGGAGAGCTTAACAGCGCTACCATTAACAGTTTTGGAGACCACAGAATTGCAATGAGTTTTGCCATTGCTGGTACGAAAACAGCGATGAAAATTGAGGATATTGACTGTATCAACACCTCTTTCCCCAATTTTATTGAGTTGCTTTCTCAAATAGGAAATGTGCAATTATGA
- the serA gene encoding phosphoglycerate dehydrogenase → MKQKKIIVCDAIHEKGFEILRAEKDIEVIDAVRLPKDELLKIIGDSDVAITRSSTDVDEKFLNAATNLKAIVRAGVGVDNVDQDGCSRRGIIAMNVPTANTIAAVELTMAHLLGTARSFVNANNHLKIERVWNREKWYGVELCEKRLGVIGFGNIGSRVAIRAKAFGMEVIAYDPYISASKVTDLGMTYTEDFNNILACDFITIHTPKNKETLNMISHDEIAKMKDGVRLINCARGGLYNEDALYEGIKSGKIAFAGIDVFSKEPATSHPLLDLEHICVTPHLGANTLESQEKIAIQAAENAISAARGISYPNALNLPIKAEDIPPFVEPYLELVQKMGFLAAQLNRSAIKSIKLELEGEIGAYAKSLLTFGIVGSLKEANENKINYVNAEFVAKEKGIDSKFSVENSTSGYKNIVTLTLTTEKNVVSISGTVFGEDEQRIVGINGFKFDFKPKGKMIIFKNNDVPGVIANIASILAKEGINIADFRLGRGAHQFAMAVILVDTDIDKKIIAELNKLDSCVWVEYAVL, encoded by the coding sequence ATGAAACAGAAGAAAATCATTGTATGCGATGCTATTCACGAAAAAGGTTTTGAAATCTTACGTGCAGAGAAAGATATTGAAGTTATTGATGCTGTGCGTTTACCTAAAGATGAGTTATTGAAAATCATTGGTGATAGTGATGTTGCTATTACGCGTAGTTCAACCGATGTTGATGAAAAATTTCTCAATGCTGCTACGAATTTAAAAGCGATTGTAAGAGCTGGCGTGGGTGTTGACAACGTGGACCAAGATGGTTGTAGCAGACGCGGTATTATCGCAATGAATGTTCCTACGGCCAATACTATTGCCGCAGTTGAGCTTACCATGGCGCATCTTTTAGGAACGGCTAGAAGTTTTGTGAATGCCAACAATCATCTCAAAATCGAGCGTGTTTGGAATCGTGAAAAATGGTATGGTGTCGAACTGTGCGAGAAGCGTTTAGGTGTTATCGGTTTTGGTAATATTGGTAGTCGTGTTGCGATTCGTGCTAAAGCATTTGGCATGGAAGTCATCGCGTATGATCCGTATATCTCTGCTTCAAAAGTAACCGATCTTGGCATGACCTATACTGAAGATTTCAATAATATCTTAGCATGTGATTTTATTACGATTCATACACCGAAAAATAAAGAAACGCTCAACATGATCTCTCATGATGAGATCGCAAAGATGAAAGATGGCGTTAGACTTATTAACTGTGCACGTGGTGGACTTTACAATGAAGATGCTCTTTATGAGGGTATTAAAAGTGGAAAGATTGCATTTGCGGGTATCGATGTTTTTTCTAAAGAGCCGGCAACAAGTCATCCCTTATTAGACCTTGAGCATATCTGCGTTACACCTCACCTTGGTGCAAACACCTTAGAATCTCAAGAGAAAATTGCCATCCAAGCTGCAGAAAATGCTATTAGCGCGGCGCGTGGTATCAGTTATCCTAATGCCCTTAATTTGCCAATTAAAGCAGAAGATATTCCACCATTTGTTGAGCCATACTTAGAACTCGTTCAAAAAATGGGCTTCTTGGCAGCGCAACTTAACCGCTCAGCGATTAAGTCTATCAAACTTGAACTTGAAGGTGAGATTGGTGCATACGCTAAATCACTCCTTACGTTTGGTATTGTAGGTTCTCTCAAAGAAGCAAATGAAAACAAAATTAATTATGTTAATGCTGAGTTTGTTGCCAAAGAAAAAGGTATCGATAGTAAGTTTTCAGTTGAAAACAGCACCAGTGGGTATAAAAATATCGTCACATTGACGCTCACGACAGAGAAAAATGTCGTCAGCATTAGTGGTACCGTCTTTGGTGAAGATGAACAACGCATTGTTGGTATCAATGGTTTTAAATTTGACTTTAAACCAAAAGGCAAAATGATTATCTTTAAAAATAATGACGTACCAGGTGTTATTGCCAATATCGCTTCCATTTTGGCGAAAGAGGGCATTAACATTGCAGACTTTAGATTGGGCCGTGGTGCTCATCAATTTGCAATGGCGGTTATCTTGGTCGATACAGACATTGATAAAAAAATCATTGCAGAGCTCAATAAACTTGATTCATGTGTTTGGGTTGAGTACGCTGTTTTATAA